AagtaatataaatgtataaactgtAAGTATACAAGCACATTAGAGCAATCTCTGATGATCTGCACAGAGAGCGCTCAAGGATGCCTAACTGTCTGAATGGAGATAATTTTACCCTGTTGGGTAAAGATAACAAGCTGATGAGCAAAACAGCATGTTAGCTTACTCTAAATGAACATCTACCCTGCAGCATAGAGCTAAAGCAGTAGGCtaatagaaaataaagcaaTTCTGTTGGACAGTGCCGTGTTGGGTAAAATCAAAACTACCTATAATATTGCAAAAGTCACACTTAGCCCTGAATGGTTGGGGTGGTGGACAAACTGCCTTTTCATTTGGAGCGTCCATCAAGAGCTCTGCATGCAGTAACAGTATGATGCTCCAAATTTAAGAGCATCACCCTGTTTGTGCTCTTGGTTTTCAAATCCTTATTAGAAAACCTATTTCCAAATGCCCCCGTCCTTACCTTCAGTATCTTGCCAGCAAGGCTAGGTAATTCTGTTTTGATCAACAGCAGTGTTCACAAATCTGTGGCACTTTTTTGTGCTGCTATAACCAACAGAAGCATTTGGAGATGTGTGGTGTATATTAGCAATCATTCAGACATTTTACAGTCCTTGTTTCAACAGTGGCTCTGGAGATGAAATCACTAACCAGATAGGAAACAGCCTAAGCAGACTCTTAACTGATGCAGAGTGGTACCATTCATGGTTTACAGTGTTAACAGCATAAGTCAGATAGGACATTTTGTGCTGAAATGACATAGTCTCACAGCAAGGTCACCTCTGCAGCACATCTGTATCAGCTCTGTAGAAGATAAACTGAACCACTGTAAAGCTTGAAAACATTAGGGATTTTAGttgggttttttaaaaatatggcacaaataaaaatgactggGAGTATTATGCAGATAAAGCTGCAGAGCAGAAGGTGTGGGGTTTTCAAGcacctttttttctgttaatctTCAGCACCTCTCAGTGGACATAGATATGTATTGCAAGATGCCGCACAAGATGTGGCAACAAATTTAAAAATCCGACCAACTTCttgttattaaaatatttacaggCATGTGCATGAAATTACAATTGCAATCTGTGATATTAGCATTCAACATATTACCAGTGATGCTGTGGGAAGTATACAGTGTTGGAGTGGAGGGATGGCCCCCAAGTGGAGTCCCGTAGCCCAAGACATCTTATTTGATGGTGAAACACATCCATGAGACAATATTTGTTTGTTGCCTCCTCAAGTCTAATTTTCTCATTGTCTGGTTAGTAGATAAACTGAATGATTGATAACCCAAAATGTAGACATCATCATTTAATATAACATTCCCTCATGCTGCGTATGTCTCCCTAAATCACCCAGACActtgatgatttttttgtacATGTCCATCATATATAAATCATCACTACTCTGCAGTTAAAGCTTGGCAGTTGCTAAGATCTTAGTTTGTATCCTATCAATGATTCAGTAGCTCCATCATAGTTTTATCCCACAGTTTTAGACAAGCGCACTGGAGAGAGGATTCAGTATGGGGTATAAGGTAGTAGATGTCAAaacactgtatgtttttattatgcttaaTAGATTCCATTAGAGATTGGATGACCCAGTAGGAATCCCTGCAGTTCAGTAGAGAACAGCAGATGGCATTAACAATTTACGAGGTGAGCTGGTGGGCCGAGCAAAGTGGAGCACAGCCTCTCAGTTCTTGCATAATTTctcatgtgtttgttgttttgatttgtctAATCCTCTAGTTTCTAATAACACCATAAGTAGTCATATAATATGCGAATGGCTGTCATTCATATTAAGTTGTTTTGGTATAAATTATGTACGAAACTCCTGAACTGGATCCATTCAAAGTTTCTTCATGGGTCCCCTGCTTTATTGTTgaaatctctctcctctcacacactgttaaaaacAAGTAGATGCTATATTCCTGAGGAAGGAACAGCCATTTCCTGGTCCGTCAAGCAGCACAAGGAATGTGTATGATAAGAAGAGCAACACCCCCTTACCACCACTATtgactaaaacacacaaacaaaaaaaggcccTCCCCTGCCTTTCTGGCCTCTGTCTCGTCAGCCCTCTGTAGCTGTATCTTAATCTTACAGCGGTGAACTACCATCATTCAGGATGGACTACAGACCCCCTaacccactgctgctgctgctgcttctcacCAGCCTCCTACACATCTGTAAGGACCCACTGTTGCACTGCTTCAAGGATAAAGGATGTTCCTTCAGTTATACCTGATTCTCACTTGTTGTCTcctgttttctcttcctgtttctctacTTTTCTTCAAACACAGGGCAATGTGCAAGAGGAAAGTCACGTAAGTATAActgccttatatactgtatatttgaccTAATAATTGGTCCGCAGGGTTGTAGTTTCTCCAGCATTGAAACAGTTTGTGGTAACCTAGTCCTTGCTGTATTAGACAAGGAGGCTATTTTTAGCTCATACACCAAAAAGAGTTATTTTTTGCAGGAACTGGGCATTGTTTTATGCACTCCTGGCCTCCTTGATATTTTCAAGTCTTTAGTAAGATTCATTGAAGTTATATTTAGTTGTCACGGGTGAAGCTGGGTAATCTTTCACATCAGTTTGAGTATGAATGAACTTCTCAAATTTTGAGTAGCTTTCAAATAACAGGAATGTgaatcaaaatgttaatttgattGTTGTTATCTTTTTGCTTTGAGATTTATGTGGAGCTCTTTGCTAGCTGGTTATAGAGGCAGTCAGTAGTCAATAATAATAGTCAAAATTAGACAATAATAGTTTGACATTCACTTTcatgccaagagttagatgagaagattgataccactcctCAGTATGAGCATGGTATCGATGTTCTCTTGGTGAGAGTAATCTGAAAGTGAATTAACATATATCCAAAAAACTCagatatttctttaaaaagatcATTGTGTCAGTACTATTCCCAAGATCAAGAAAgaatttagagctgcaacagttatttgattaattgattagtcaatcaacagaaaattaattgttatCTTTGATGGCATCTTTGAtgatcaaataattgtttttgtaatttttcaagcaaaattcCCAAATATTTGCTGGGTCCAGCCTCTCAAAgttgaggatttgatgcttctTGTAgcacatgatagtaaactgaatattcttggtttttggattgttggtcggacaatataatataatttttcaccaattaattaatagaaataatcagcagattaatcaataatgaaaataatcgttagttacagccctaaaTTAATTTCTTCTATAGTGGCTGAGTTAACAAAGTCATTCCCAGCCTCAGCTTTCTCTACATTACTCAGCCCAGTGCCCATACTAAAAACAGTACTCTGAGGATAAAGTGATTGTTTCATAGCTGTTGAGGCAGGTTGCACCGAGTTGTTGTTACTGACGGGGAGCAGAAGCTGGGATACATCAACACAGCTCTCCCAGGGGGAAGGAGAGGGTCAGACACTGTTTGTTGAAGCTTTTCCTTCCTTTAGCAGCTCCTGCTTACTGTGCAGTAGATTGCCAGGGAGTGCCTTCCTCCAGACTTCACCTTTATTGTGGAGAGAATAATAGACTCTGACTCTGTATTGTATCAGTCCCAGATGTTGGTTTTATATAATCCAGACATACAGTCCTAATTACATTATTTCTCTCCactatgtgtgcatgtttgtgtgacagTGGAACCCACAGCATATATTATAGATGTCGTCAACCTGACAATCGGATCCAGCGGAACAGTTCAGAGTGGAACACCAGTGACCCTTCGCTGCCTTGTCATCGTCAGTCACGACAACTCCCTTCACCTGACAAACACTTTCCAGTTTACACGGGATGACATTCCGATCCACTCCTATACCACCTCAAAAGATACAGTCCTATATGAGCTCAACCCGGCCAGGGCAGCCGACTCTGGAAATTATGAATGTCAGGTCACAGTCAAGGACAAGAGCAGAAGAAGCTCCAGCCAAAGACTCACCGTCACAGGTAGGGCTGAAGAGGATAATTTGgtacaatatatattttatatttgtataataGGGGTTATTTggttttaatttattctttttgttgttgttgttattgtgtttgaAAGTCAAGGGTAGGATAACAAGAAAAATACTTGAATCTAAAATGCTTCCCATAGCATTGTAGCACTGTTGGGGAAAGTCTATGTAAACTAATAAGGCCATATTAGTAGTTTTTAGACTAATTTCCTGTCCTTAGTTTCAAATCATACCAGCACAGGGTGAGGATGAATTTTCAGACAACCAAAACTTTTTTGAGTTAGAAATCCATCACTGTTAACATTTTGtctgtgttattattttgtaaagCTAGTAATGCAGTCATGAGTTAGaatgattttgaaaatgtgtccTCGGTGCTCCAGGAAGCTCCACCATCAGACATTTGATAAGGAGCTGCTGAAATACATTGCATTCAATGCAACCCAGAGgacaaacaaaaaccaaacaatgatGCTGTAAAAAGAATATGTGGGTTTTCTGTATGTATAGCTCCTGACATTTCAATTTAAGGGGTGTTACAattttgcattgttttcagctgcagttggcagctgttttcagagaaaaagctctaaaaataaaaccactgtACACTACCGGCTAAGTAGACACAGCTCATGgctagctgatgaacatagcAGAGCATTAAGAACCTAAACAGCCAAATATTTCCCCCAGGAGGTgttagagaccaaaaacagagctaaaggagagtgaatattggacttacattcacccAGTGGACAAAgccacaactccaaatgaattatAATGTTTCTCAGTAACTGCTGGACTtgtaaataagcaactatttgctaacatgttaaacatatcaccttaaaactttaaatgtcagtgttgcGTTCACAACTTCTTTCCACTGccaccaagtggccaaaaaaactTACTTTGACAGTTTTTTCAACATAGACaacctgttttaaaatgtcataatgCATGAGGAATGAGTCTTATGACTTATAGTAAACTTTGGAAAATCAATGTCAGGGATGTAAAGTGGCTcttggatttttaaaatgtcttaaaacatgagAACTAAAACATTAATTACCCAGCTACAAATAACACTGGCTGTCTTAGTTACTGATTAGATTACATTTTGGCAAAACACACCCAACAGTGGTATGTTTCTCACACCCAGAGTACTGTTACATGTGGATGAACAACAATTCCACCGTCATATTGGGTTTGTCTCTCCCCAGGCCTGCAGACCCCCACTCTTCTGCTGAGTAAGAATGAACTCTATGAGAATGAAGACTTCATGGCCACCTGCAGTGCTCCAGAGGAGAAAGGAGACTTCACCTTCCGGTTTTACAAGAAATTTAGGACCGGAGAGCCTCAGGAGATAAAGCGGATAGCGTCCACTCGGAACTCAACAGAGACCAAGCTGGTCCTGCCCCAGGTTGGAGACAGCCTCCTGTACTGTGACTATGAAATCGCTTTGTTTCCTGATGCCGTACTCTCCAACCACAGCAACAAGATTCAAGTTACAGTCAAAGGTGATTATATCAGCAGCAGTTATATCACCAAGAAAAGATCACATTGCTTCAACAGGAGTTTGTAATTGACTATTCTGAGTTGTGTCTTGCAGTCCTCTACATTTCCCCCATCATGAATGTGCTGCCCTCCTTAAATGTCTATGAGGGTGACGTGATTGAGGTGGTCTGTAAAGTGGTGAATCCACCGATGAACACTGAGGTATTCCTGACTAGGGACAGGAGGATCCTCCAGAAAGCGAAAGTCAGCTTCAGTCATCGATTCAAAGTACTAGAAGGTGACTCTGGAGACCTTGTGTGCAAGGCCGAGTGGGGCAATGTGCAGAAAGAAACCAGTAAAACCATCACAGTCAAAGGCAAGTATCGAATATTCTCcttattatcaattatctaatATAACATTGAATACAATCTCAAgtttaaatccattttttgttttcaaaataaatatgtactgtataaagATTGTATAATGCTTGGTTTTTGCTCCCCAACAGAGCTGTTTTCAAAGCCACACCTGACTGTGAAGCCCATTGACCTATTTGAGGGAGACAATTTCAAACTGACCTGCTCTGTCTTCATTTACGTTCCTGAGAAGATCAGCAATGAAACTATTCAGTTATCCATCTACAAAGATAATACCAAACTCATCAATGGAGACATATACACTGCTGTGGCACAGCCTAAAGAAAATGGCAACTACACCTGTAAAGCCCAGGCTGCttctgtttcacacagttttgTAAAAGAAAGCCAAACAGTTGTTCTTAAAGCCAAAAGTAAGTCATCTAGTGCATAGAACAGAGTAAAACAGAAGCACAAGAACAGAAGCaaaatattcattatattaCCACAAtaaagatgatgtttttatgtctgtattcTGTTTTTTGCTGCTGCATTGAATAAGtggctgattattttttttctcagttccTGTTTCAAAGCCCATGATGAGTGTGGTGGGGGGGACGCTGGTGTTGAGGAAGAGCTTTCAGCTGATCTGTCGCAGTGATAGTGGCACCCTTCCCATCAAGTACACCCTGCACGGCCCAAACAGGGAGCGTGAGGTCAGGATAGTGAGGAAGCCAGGGCAACAAGCCATCTTCAACACCTCAGCCATCTACAAGAGCTCCGACATTGACGAATTTATGTGCCATGCACAAAATAATGGCAACAGGCCTCCCATGGTAGGACAGGGACAACAGCTGCAAAATTCAACCAAAATCATAGGTGTGTTGGATGCAGGAACGATGACAACGCATTCAATTAAACTGATGTAAACATTGTGGACTGCAGGtttaacatacattttattCTTTGCAGAGCCTGTGTCAGAACCATTGTTGACCATGCAGCCCAACATGGGAGATATCTCTGAAGGGCAGGACATGACTCTTGTCTGCACTGTTCAGAGAGGCACTCCTCCCATCAATTTCACCTGGCACCACACTGAGACAGAGCACGCGCTTGCTATCGAGACCTCCAAGGAACTGAAAGGAACCTACCGCATCCACAATGTCAAAGGAGAGCACAAAGGGACATACTACTGTGAGAGCACCAACCAGGCCAACGAAACCAAACGGAGTCGCCCTGTCGTGATTGGAGGTGGGTTTTATCTTCACTAATAGCATGTgtaatgtgcgtgtgtgtgtgaagacgACATCAGAAAGGTGTTCAGGGAGCGGTTTCAGACAATGTGACAAGCGCTTTGTTTGAAGCATTCTGAAGTCTTTAAAGTTATAAACCTTAAGATTTTagtcctggttgatttggtgACATCTATAGTTACAGGGGTGAAATGGTTTCTGCCTACAGATAACCAATACCCCCTGCCGCTGTGGATAAGGCACCGACAGATGGctgtcctctacctctgacctaGGTATCGAACGTAGTTCCCAAAATCTACACGCATGACCATCCAAGCCTTGCTTAGGGAACCAAATTCAGCCTGGCTTCTATAATCACCAGTTGTTGTTGAACCACTACCAATGGGCCTATTTAGTCAAGTTGTCCTAACAGCCTGGGTCACAACAAAGTGTATTGGTGCAAATAGGTGTTAGAGGTTTGAAAGTACTCCAAGATGGCCTACCAACAGGACATCTCTGGAGGAGGCCCACTCCGATGGTCGAGAGCACTCGCCCGGTTTTATAGAGCAGCTTCAGAGCCCTTGCCTTAACAATGTAGCCAATTAAACCCCTAATAATATATCTCTCAACCTAATTGTATTCTGAAATCATACATCTATCAAATGTATAGCAGCATGTTGACCTCAGTCATTAAATCTAAACCATTACCTTCCTGTTATTCAATAAACACTACAAGATTATCCTTAACAAATTTAGTCTCAAAGAGATCTCTCTCCTTAGGGTTTTTTAAGCCCTAAGGAAAAAGAAGGtcctgcaaaaagaaaaaggaaccGAACCTTGAGCCTCTCTTGGCTTTTATTGGCTTGACTTATTTGTATTATGACATATTGTCTATCTGCAGGACATCTGTCAGTTTCATTCTGATGTTACGTGACCACAGCTTCTCCTTTGCCTCAGATTATTTGACGGTTGCCTAAGTTTCTTGATGGTTCAGATCTAGTTCAGAACACTTTCCACAGGTTGTGTAAATACCCCAGAAATGGTGCAAGAcattaaattatgtttaatttgtcaccaattaaaattaaataaaatagtttgaaGTAGGCTTGAGTAGAGTTTGTCTCAGCCACATATAGTGGAACTTTCAACAGGTGGTAACAGCAAATGCATTGTAACACTGCAGCAAACAGCTACTTTgccagaaatacaacagaaggGCCAATCGCGTGTCTGTTTACAGTACAGCcaaacaaactcatgttgttttaataaataagtCAGTTAATAATTAGCCCTTTACCGTTAATACCATGAGCAACTGCAATCTCATTTCATGTTGTACATAGCATGAGTAATTTTCCAGCAGGGCACAGTAATAGGAGTTGGTCACTTGCTGAGTTGGAGGTGTAtagctcactgtggctgttcCTTCTTGTATCATTCCTCCCTTGCAAAAATTAAAAACGATCCGCTgacaaaaaatgccaaaaatgaccATTGTCTTGATTTGTAGATGCTTGTAACTGACTTATATAACTATAGAAcctgaggacatttttatttaagaagTATTAAACATGATGTACTATGTATACCTAGAAGTGCAAGATAAACTACATAAAGCAGAAAAGTTTGTGGGTCTTTGAGAACATTTTGAACGTAACATGCTGTGCTTATAATATAATTCATATCAATccatgtattttatgtattctGCAGTGAAGATGGCTGGGTGGAAGAAAGGTCTCATTTCAGTCTTCTGCATCCTGCTCTTACTGGCTTTAATCCTTGTTATCTTCTTTAAAAGACATCACCTTCGATTTAAGAGGAAAAGAATGGGC
The genomic region above belongs to Thunnus albacares chromosome 17, fThuAlb1.1, whole genome shotgun sequence and contains:
- the pecam1a gene encoding platelet endothelial cell adhesion molecule isoform X1, with translation MDYRPPNPLLLLLLLTSLLHIWQCARGKSLEPTAYIIDVVNLTIGSSGTVQSGTPVTLRCLVIVSHDNSLHLTNTFQFTRDDIPIHSYTTSKDTVLYELNPARAADSGNYECQVTVKDKSRRSSSQRLTVTGLQTPTLLLSKNELYENEDFMATCSAPEEKGDFTFRFYKKFRTGEPQEIKRIASTRNSTETKLVLPQVGDSLLYCDYEIALFPDAVLSNHSNKIQVTVKVLYISPIMNVLPSLNVYEGDVIEVVCKVVNPPMNTEVFLTRDRRILQKAKVSFSHRFKVLEGDSGDLVCKAEWGNVQKETSKTITVKELFSKPHLTVKPIDLFEGDNFKLTCSVFIYVPEKISNETIQLSIYKDNTKLINGDIYTAVAQPKENGNYTCKAQAASVSHSFVKESQTVVLKAKIPVSKPMMSVVGGTLVLRKSFQLICRSDSGTLPIKYTLHGPNREREVRIVRKPGQQAIFNTSAIYKSSDIDEFMCHAQNNGNRPPMVGQGQQLQNSTKIIEPVSEPLLTMQPNMGDISEGQDMTLVCTVQRGTPPINFTWHHTETEHALAIETSKELKGTYRIHNVKGEHKGTYYCESTNQANETKRSRPVVIGVKMAGWKKGLISVFCILLLLALILVIFFKRHHLRFKRKRMGELSVKSASTKAERLSLTQAEVNEVANVTPGMIGKSVWSEHISGSESDDQHSVTAPENPEPRYTEVQTRQVDPNRAPVKKGTDTVYSEVRNSKQGVPEKADGQGSVEYAQLNHDTDHHSDHGNHGSHSVQDDHLDEIDNSAVTDTANHGE
- the pecam1a gene encoding platelet endothelial cell adhesion molecule isoform X2; translation: MDYRPPNPLLLLLLLTSLLHIWQCARGKSLEPTAYIIDVVNLTIGSSGTVQSGTPVTLRCLVIVSHDNSLHLTNTFQFTRDDIPIHSYTTSKDTVLYELNPARAADSGNYECQVTVKDKSRRSSSQRLTVTGLQTPTLLLSKNELYENEDFMATCSAPEEKGDFTFRFYKKFRTGEPQEIKRIASTRNSTETKLVLPQVGDSLLYCDYEIALFPDAVLSNHSNKIQVTVKVLYISPIMNVLPSLNVYEGDVIEVVCKVVNPPMNTEVFLTRDRRILQKAKVSFSHRFKVLEGDSGDLVCKAEWGNVQKETSKTITVKELFSKPHLTVKPIDLFEGDNFKLTCSVFIYVPEKISNETIQLSIYKDNTKLINGDIYTAVAQPKENGNYTCKAQAASVSHSFVKESQTVVLKAKIPVSKPMMSVVGGTLVLRKSFQLICRSDSGTLPIKYTLHGPNREREVRIVRKPGQQAIFNTSAIYKSSDIDEFMCHAQNNGNRPPMVGQGQQLQNSTKIIEPVSEPLLTMQPNMGDISEGQDMTLVCTVQRGTPPINFTWHHTETEHALAIETSKELKGTYRIHNVKGEHKGTYYCESTNQANETKRSRPVVIGVKMAGWKKGLISVFCILLLLALILVIFFKRHHLRFKRKRMGELSVKSASTKAERLSLTQAEVNEVANVTPGMIGKSVWSEHISGSESDDQHSVTAPENPEPRYTEVQTRQVDPNRAPVKKGTDTVYSEVRNSKQGVPEKADGGSVEYAQLNHDTDHHSDHGNHGSHSVQDDHLDEIDNSAVTDTANHGE